The following proteins are co-located in the Noviherbaspirillum sp. UKPF54 genome:
- a CDS encoding polysaccharide deacetylase family protein, which translates to MMKRLRTLGACLATLASVPSAMAAAQCKGTIYLTFDTGSQSQAEFIARTLDKHHVKATFFLANERTVNGDYSLDPSWAPYWKARVAEGHAFGTHTFDHVYVLRDLPDGRMEMKPQFGADAGRKLAWTARQYCDELNRVAQRFTELTGARLDPFWRAPGGRLTPRLKAAGKACGYAHVGWSPAGFSGDELPSEKWQNRVLLMRALNGLKDGDIFVAHLGIWSRKDPWAPAVLDPLIAGLKTKGFCFATLRDHPDYGMRH; encoded by the coding sequence ATGATGAAACGGCTCCGGACCCTCGGCGCATGCCTGGCGACGCTGGCGTCCGTTCCATCGGCGATGGCGGCGGCGCAATGCAAGGGGACGATCTATCTCACCTTCGATACCGGCAGCCAGTCGCAGGCCGAATTCATCGCCAGGACGCTCGACAAGCATCATGTCAAGGCGACGTTTTTCCTGGCCAACGAAAGAACGGTCAATGGCGATTATTCGCTCGACCCTTCCTGGGCGCCATACTGGAAGGCACGCGTGGCGGAGGGCCATGCCTTCGGCACGCATACCTTCGACCACGTCTACGTGCTGCGCGATTTGCCGGACGGGCGCATGGAGATGAAGCCACAGTTCGGCGCCGATGCCGGTCGCAAGCTGGCGTGGACGGCGCGGCAGTATTGCGACGAACTCAACCGGGTGGCGCAGCGCTTTACCGAGCTGACCGGCGCCAGACTCGATCCGTTCTGGCGCGCGCCTGGCGGACGGTTGACGCCCCGCCTGAAGGCGGCGGGCAAGGCGTGCGGCTATGCACATGTCGGTTGGTCGCCGGCCGGCTTTTCCGGCGATGAGCTGCCGAGCGAAAAATGGCAGAACCGGGTGCTGCTGATGCGTGCATTGAACGGCTTGAAGGATGGCGATATTTTTGTCGCTCATCTGGGCATCTGGTCGCGCAAGGACCCATGGGCGCCGGCCGTGCTCGACCCGCTGATCGCCGGGCTGAAGACCAAGGGATTCTGCTTCGCGACCCTGCGCGATCATCCGGACTACGGGATGCGGCATTGA
- a CDS encoding molybdopterin-binding protein: MAIGLIIIGDEILSGKRTDKHFPKVVELLSARGLQLSWAEYVGDDRERITAVLKRTFASGDIVFSCGGIGATPDDHTRQCAAAALDVPLVLHPEARAKIEERIADVAREEGRVPDYGAPDNAHRLKMGEFPQGAEIIPNPFNKIPGFAIRHGDKGAHYFVPGFPVMAWPMIEWVLDTHYAHLFRKAARLEKAVLVFGKAESTLTPLMEQVEEEFPLVKVFSLPSVGDATTRRHIELGVKGDPAQVVAAFERMLRGLDQCGAEYRGMDGTP, translated from the coding sequence ATGGCTATCGGACTCATTATCATCGGCGACGAAATCCTGTCCGGAAAACGGACGGACAAGCACTTCCCCAAGGTGGTGGAACTGCTGTCGGCGCGTGGCCTGCAGTTGTCGTGGGCGGAGTACGTGGGCGACGACCGGGAGCGCATCACTGCCGTCTTGAAGCGCACGTTCGCCAGCGGCGACATCGTGTTTTCCTGCGGGGGCATCGGTGCCACTCCGGACGACCATACGCGCCAGTGCGCCGCCGCAGCGCTGGACGTGCCGCTGGTGCTGCATCCGGAAGCCAGGGCGAAGATCGAGGAGCGCATTGCGGATGTGGCGCGCGAGGAAGGCCGGGTTCCGGACTATGGCGCGCCGGACAATGCGCATCGGCTCAAGATGGGCGAGTTCCCGCAGGGAGCGGAGATCATCCCGAATCCGTTCAACAAGATTCCCGGCTTCGCGATCCGGCATGGCGACAAGGGCGCGCACTATTTTGTCCCGGGGTTTCCCGTGATGGCATGGCCGATGATCGAGTGGGTGCTCGATACCCATTACGCGCATCTCTTCAGGAAGGCGGCTCGCCTGGAAAAGGCGGTGCTGGTGTTCGGCAAGGCGGAGTCGACCCTGACGCCGCTGATGGAGCAAGTCGAGGAGGAATTTCCGCTGGTGAAAGTGTTCAGCCTGCCGAGCGTCGGCGACGCGACGACACGGCGCCACATCGAGCTGGGGGTGAAAGGCGATCCGGCGCAGGTTGTCGCGGCATTCGAAAGGATGCTGCGCGGCCTTGATCAGTGCGGGGCGGAATACCGGGGCATGGATGGCACTCCCTAG
- a CDS encoding histone deacetylase — protein MKAFYSDHFVLPLPEGHRFPMQKYRLVREGVLASIPGIEFNEAPLTTDGVLALAHHPAYIQRVSNGDLSPAQQKAIGFPWSPQMVERSRRSTGATIAACRAALSQGVAANLAGGTHHAYADRGEGFCVFNDAAVAARLMQAERRVQRVAIVDLDVHQGNGTASILARDDSVFTLSLHGQNNYPFEKECSDLDVALDDGTGDAEYLRALREALDGMFRRFSPQLIIYLAGADPHEGDRLGRLKLTMDGLAARDRMVLDHARERGIAVAVAMAGGYGKNIQDTVAVHVQTVGIASSYSGRIAAASPA, from the coding sequence TTGAAAGCCTTCTACAGCGACCATTTCGTCCTGCCGCTACCGGAAGGGCATCGATTTCCGATGCAAAAGTACCGGCTGGTGCGTGAGGGTGTACTTGCGTCCATCCCGGGCATCGAATTCAATGAGGCACCCTTGACGACCGACGGTGTGCTTGCACTGGCGCACCATCCTGCTTATATCCAGCGCGTATCGAACGGCGACCTGTCGCCGGCGCAACAGAAGGCGATTGGTTTTCCCTGGTCACCGCAAATGGTGGAGCGGTCGCGCCGCTCGACCGGAGCCACGATCGCCGCATGTCGCGCCGCGCTTTCGCAGGGCGTGGCGGCCAACCTGGCCGGCGGCACGCACCACGCGTATGCCGATCGCGGCGAGGGGTTTTGCGTGTTTAACGATGCGGCGGTTGCTGCACGCTTGATGCAGGCCGAGCGGCGCGTGCAACGCGTCGCCATTGTCGACCTCGATGTCCATCAAGGCAACGGCACTGCGTCGATCCTGGCGCGCGACGACTCGGTATTCACGCTGTCGCTGCATGGGCAAAACAACTATCCGTTCGAAAAGGAATGCAGCGACCTCGATGTCGCGCTGGATGACGGTACCGGAGATGCCGAATACCTGCGGGCATTGCGGGAAGCGCTGGACGGGATGTTTCGCCGCTTTTCGCCGCAGCTGATCATTTATCTCGCCGGTGCTGATCCGCATGAAGGCGATCGCCTCGGCCGCCTGAAGCTGACGATGGACGGATTGGCGGCACGCGACCGGATGGTGCTGGACCATGCGCGCGAGCGCGGCATTGCGGTCGCCGTCGCGATGGCCGGAGGCTACGGCAAGAACATCCAAGACACGGTGGCGGTCCACGTGCAGACTGTTGGCATTGCTTCCAGCTATAGCGGCCGCATTGCGGCCGCTTCTCCTGCATGA
- the phaP gene encoding TIGR01841 family phasin (Members of this family are phasins (small proteins associated with inclusions such as PHA granules). Note that several different families of phasins have been named PhaP despite very little sequence similarity to each other.) encodes MFTIPEQFSAASKATLESQLALLNALTNKTFEGVEKVLDLHLSAAKESLEESNATTKQFLSAKDAQEWLSLVAAQTQPNAEKALAYSRSLASIASGLQAEFSKVAEAQIAETSRKVLELVEEVTKNAPAGTENAIAMVKSTIGNVNAGYEQLSKTTKQAVEALEANLNTVTQLQPVTKAARAAGKK; translated from the coding sequence ATGTTTACGATTCCCGAACAGTTTTCCGCTGCATCCAAGGCCACGCTCGAATCCCAGCTCGCCCTGCTGAACGCGCTCACCAACAAGACCTTTGAAGGCGTCGAGAAAGTCCTCGACCTGCACCTGAGCGCTGCCAAGGAATCGCTGGAAGAATCCAATGCCACGACCAAGCAATTCCTCTCTGCCAAGGATGCGCAAGAGTGGTTGTCGCTGGTTGCCGCCCAAACCCAGCCGAACGCTGAAAAAGCCCTGGCATACAGCCGCAGCCTGGCGTCCATCGCCTCCGGCCTGCAAGCCGAGTTCAGCAAGGTCGCCGAAGCGCAGATCGCAGAAACCAGCCGCAAGGTGCTGGAACTGGTGGAAGAAGTGACCAAGAACGCCCCGGCCGGCACCGAAAACGCCATCGCCATGGTGAAGTCCACTATCGGCAACGTCAACGCCGGCTATGAACAGCTGTCCAAGACCACCAAGCAGGCGGTCGAAGCGCTGGAAGCGAACCTGAACACCGTCACCCAGCTGCAACCGGTTACCAAGGCTGCACGCGCCGCCGGCAAGAAGTAA
- a CDS encoding EI24 domain-containing protein, with translation MRAVLVSFVRALLSQLHLRMLLLTVLPFVVSVAVWGVLLWLGLQPAIDWLQTYFTENDAFGAAGQVLGWFGLGTLKTVLVPLIAMWVLLPLMILTALVFVGTMVMPIIARHVASRHHPQLERRKGGSVWGSVWVALSSFVVFVALWLVTLPLSLFPPLALIVHPVLWGWLTYRVMAYDALADHASAQEYREIVRIHRWPLLAIGAITGALGAAPSLLWLGGALSVIFFPVLAAGAIWLYVLVFVFSGLWFQHYCLDALAAYRARVSVRPVPKN, from the coding sequence ATGCGCGCGGTCCTGGTTTCATTCGTGCGTGCGCTGCTGTCGCAGTTGCACTTGCGGATGCTGCTGCTGACGGTGCTGCCGTTCGTCGTTTCGGTCGCCGTCTGGGGCGTGCTGCTGTGGCTTGGCCTGCAGCCGGCGATCGACTGGCTGCAGACCTATTTCACTGAGAACGACGCCTTCGGCGCTGCCGGCCAGGTGCTGGGATGGTTCGGCCTGGGCACGCTCAAGACGGTGCTGGTGCCGCTGATCGCGATGTGGGTATTGCTGCCGCTGATGATCCTGACCGCGCTAGTGTTCGTCGGCACGATGGTCATGCCGATCATTGCGCGCCATGTGGCCAGCCGCCATCATCCGCAACTGGAGCGGCGCAAGGGCGGCAGCGTCTGGGGCAGCGTGTGGGTGGCGCTGTCTTCGTTTGTGGTGTTCGTCGCGCTGTGGCTGGTCACGTTGCCGCTGTCGCTGTTTCCGCCGCTGGCTCTCATCGTACATCCCGTACTGTGGGGCTGGCTGACCTATCGGGTGATGGCATACGACGCGCTGGCCGACCATGCCAGCGCGCAGGAATACCGCGAAATTGTGCGCATCCACCGCTGGCCCTTGCTGGCGATCGGCGCCATCACCGGCGCGCTGGGCGCGGCGCCATCGCTGCTGTGGCTGGGCGGCGCCTTGTCGGTGATTTTTTTTCCGGTGCTGGCGGCCGGCGCGATCTGGCTGTACGTGCTGGTGTTTGTGTTCAGCGGCTTGTGGTTCCAGCACTACTGCCTCGATGCGCTGGCCGCCTATCGTGCGCGTGTTTCGGTGCGGCCGGTTCCGAAGAACTGA
- a CDS encoding sterol desaturase family protein — protein sequence MIDTLVNWFGYAQGWLFQVAVQPLLFKFGLGDVAEEAFSGTEWFLVGLIELALLYAILRPLEAWIPVKPDLDPAARRNDFVYTCIHRLGAFQVAVFFVLGPPFDALASKLHLSGISQFNLEGAWPGITDIPLVSFFVYLVVLDFFDYWYHRASHRFHWWWGLHSLHHSQQDLNLWSDNRNHLLDDLLHDACLAFIALLIGVEPSQYVLLVVASRMQQSLQHANVRMHFGRFGDRLLVSPRYHRLHHAIGAGHESNGKGTLGGHNFAVLFPVWDILFRTAHFGNGFEAAGVRDQLPPPQGEGRDYGRGFWAQQWRGLQRMVEWAGRRQS from the coding sequence ATGATCGACACCCTGGTTAACTGGTTTGGCTATGCCCAGGGCTGGCTGTTCCAGGTCGCGGTGCAGCCGCTGCTGTTCAAGTTCGGCCTTGGCGATGTGGCCGAGGAAGCGTTTTCCGGCACTGAGTGGTTCCTGGTCGGGCTGATCGAGCTCGCGCTACTGTATGCGATACTGCGCCCGCTGGAAGCGTGGATCCCGGTCAAGCCGGATCTCGACCCGGCTGCGCGCCGCAATGATTTCGTCTATACCTGTATTCACAGGCTCGGCGCCTTCCAGGTCGCAGTGTTTTTTGTGCTCGGTCCGCCGTTCGACGCGCTGGCGTCGAAACTGCACCTGTCCGGCATCAGCCAGTTCAACCTGGAAGGCGCATGGCCGGGCATTACCGACATTCCGCTGGTGAGTTTTTTCGTCTACCTGGTCGTTCTGGACTTCTTCGACTACTGGTACCACCGGGCCAGCCACCGTTTCCACTGGTGGTGGGGGCTGCACAGCCTGCACCACAGCCAGCAAGACCTGAACCTGTGGTCGGACAACCGCAACCACCTGCTGGACGACCTGCTGCACGACGCCTGCCTCGCGTTCATCGCGCTGCTCATCGGCGTCGAGCCCTCGCAATATGTGCTGCTGGTGGTCGCTTCGCGCATGCAGCAAAGCCTGCAGCATGCCAACGTGCGCATGCACTTCGGTCGGTTCGGAGACCGTCTGCTGGTGTCGCCGCGCTACCACCGCCTGCATCATGCGATCGGCGCAGGACACGAATCGAACGGCAAGGGTACGCTGGGCGGCCATAACTTCGCGGTGCTGTTCCCGGTGTGGGACATCCTGTTTCGCACCGCGCATTTCGGAAATGGATTCGAAGCAGCAGGTGTGCGCGACCAGCTGCCACCTCCGCAGGGAGAAGGGCGCGATTACGGACGCGGATTCTGGGCGCAGCAATGGCGCGGCTTGCAGCGCATGGTGGAATGGGCTGGAAGGAGACAGTCCTGA